CGGGGACAGCGCTGCAGCTTTTGTGCCCGCGAGCCTGTGTTCCCTCCACCCCTTGAGTGTAGAAGTGGAGGAGACGATGGAGGAGGTATGATGAGTCCTGCCATTTAAAACTACTCAGACGCACGCCAtccattcattttatttctagaAAATACCATCTTTTTTGTTTAGTTTTCATTTTTTGTGCATGGTTTCACGTTCCATTTTCAAATCCTTCACCCCAAACCTAGCTGGATATTTTGGCCAGTATGCCCGATGTGTTTGGCATCTCCCAAGATGCTTTGTGCTCTGATGTCAAGACGGTTGAAAATGAGACATGCTCAGCAGAACCACGTGAACATCAGTTGGACCTGCTAGTTGTAAGTGAAGAAGATGCCAATGGAACAGATGTTTACCCCTAGTTTAAATCCTCAGCCTAAATAATGTCTCTCATATCTTGAAGTAGACCTGTTTGCATGGTTTCAGACACAGTAGTGCAGGAAAAACGTGAGGGATGTTCTCAGTCTGTTAAATGGCCTTTATTagtctgtattttatttttcttctataTACCCCCCCAGCGCAGACAGGACTGAACCATTTTCTGTTAAAATATCAGAAAATGATTTTGGTCTCATTGGAACAAACCTAGATAAATAAAGGTTCTAATAATAGATTTAGCTCGCCTCTCACTGTCATTCATTCTCTCCTGAAGGATGTTATAGACTGCCTCCCTTCTGAGTACACAGGTGAGCACGTTGGTCATTCACAAACAACCTTGATatggagttcttttcctccttccatttAATGCTTGCTGAAATACTTTTTTAgtgtctgaggaggagagctACAATGAGGCTGCTCAGACTCTGTTGGCCATCGGCAACCTCGCTCCAGGTGCAACGTCTGCAGAAAATCATTCTGCTTTAAAAGCAGGTGAGTCACCCGTGTCACGTCATTCAGATCACGTGTTAAAGGACTGAAATTTGATGATGTTTTCACTTGCAGAGGCAGTCAGTGAGGGTGAAAGAACCCTAGAGACGGATCAAGGTACTGCATCAATGTCCGACAATAGGGAAATGGCTACTCATGGAGTCGCAGGTTCATCAGAGTCTGTCGGCAATACGGAACCACAAAGCAGTCTAAATGATAATGGCCATGCAGCTTCAGCTGGTGATCAGAAGACTGAGACTCCTCAGCTGCCACCAAGTGCAGAGAACTCAGAACAAATCTCTTCACAGGCCAAACCAAGACGCACGTCTAAGATAAAACCAAATCCTGTCCTCCGAACCTCGAGGGCTGTTCGGTCAAAAACCCAAGCAGACACACCTCCAGGAAGTGTGGAGAGCAACGCGGCTGCTCCCAGCAGCTCTGAAACCACTGAGATTCCATCAGCCACTGAAGTAAACAAGACAGAAATGAGTCAAAATTCATCATCCAATGAAATTTGTGAGGGAAAAGtccctgaagcagcagctggcagtCTGGAGAAGGACGCATCGACTGGAATGGAAACAAGTTTGGAGCCGATGACCACAGATGAAATTGTGACGCCGGGGACATCTGAGAGTGCAGGTTTAGCTTCAGACAAGCCAGCCACCGATGCTTCTGTTTCAGATCCAAACATGGGAGACGACTCAGCTGCCAGTCAAAAGGAAGAGGGCAGAAATGCCCTTCACACCAGGAAGAGGCGCTTCCAGAAAGCCAAACCCAACTTACCGACGACACCAAGAGCGGCACGTTCAAGATTTCAAACCACACAAGGCTCCGCATCAACTCCGGACCCTGAGCTGAAGTCGGCTGAGACGGACATCTCATCCCCTGGCAGCAGACAGGACCTGGGCTCTGACTCGCTCCCATCAGAGACGGGCCtgacagcagagaagaaaacTGAGCCAGAACGTGTGCGTCAGTTGCTCTCAAGTGTAGCAGCCTCGGATCAGATTACTGTACGTACACAAGAGGCCACGACAGAACTCGGCTCAACTGAGGCTGTAGGAGAACAAATACATTCCCACATGGGTGAAAAGGAACCGTtaccagaacctgcagcagttaCATCCAGTGACCCTTCTGCTTCATGTCCTATCAACAGGGAAGACccagctgtctgtcagagggGAGCAATGGAATCTTCATCCACTAATCCTGTCAGGAAGGGTCGATTCCAGAAAGTCAGGCCCAAACCAAACCTAGTGTCAATAGCCAGAAGCGTGCGGTCCAATCCAACAACCTCGAACCCACCCTCGACCCCACGGAGCTACGAGGCAACAGGGGGCCAGGCTACAGGGCCACCTGCGATCACCTCTCCTGTTAGGATCATTGACGGTGCTGCTTCTGGGTCGGGTCTGTTACCAACACCTGACACCAGCTCAAGTGTCACGGCGCCCCAGGATCCTATTATGACTGAGGCAGAACAGACAGGTGTGGGTGTCGAGGGCCAAGCGGAATCGAGTGTTGATCCGAGCACCTCGCTAAACAAAGACCTGCCTGTCACTCAGGAAGGGACGGCTACTACCTGCCCGACGAGAAAAGGTCAGAGGCTCAAACCCAACCTGCCGCAGACGTCGAGAAGGGCCCGGTGTAAACCTCAGAGCGCAGAAGAACCTGTCGCAGCCACGCTTGTGGAGAAACCTCTCTCCTGTGATGTCTCAGCATCACAGAATGACCAGATTTCAAGCGCAGGTCCTGCTGGAACGCCAGACATGGCAGCCCCCTCAGCGACCTCTCAACTATGTCCCGTGATGGATTTGACCTTAGCTGAGGACCAGGGGAAGAACGTTGGAAGTTCAGAGTGCCCTGCAAAACACGAACCGCAAAGAAGGCGACGTTTTGCCAAAGCAAAGCCCAATTTTGGGTCATCTGCTAGAAATGTACCAGCAAAACTACCTCCCAGTGACACCAGTAAAGCCTCAGAACAGCATCATGAGGACACACAGATACTCCTGCCACCCACAGAACGAGACGGTGAGCATTCCATGTCAACAGGAAAGTCTGGAGACAGCCAAAATGATGAAGTCATGGCCTCTCATCGCGTTGCCACGGCAATCCACGGGGTCGCCCACAACCGGTCGGCAAGGACAGACTCAGACACTCCATCAGACGATGCAGCTGACGTTTCTCAGGTCCGGCATCCAGAAAATGTCTCAGCTGGGACAGAAATGAAATCTGTCCGCGTGGAACCGTCGCCTGGTGTGAAAGAAAGCCCCCAGCAGGCCTGTTCAGAGCGGAAAAGTGGAGATCCACACACTTCTGGAACAGCTAAAGCCACTTCAGTGACCCAAAGGTGACGCAGTTTAACGAGTAACTTTTGTTGCTGTGATTTATTAAAGATGACAGGCATTGTTTCCATTTGAAGCAGGCGGGGTGATCAGTCAGAGCCTgtggcttttgcaaaagcctTAGCAGTTCTGGCTCGAAGAGGCCGGCTCGTTAGGCCAAAACCCAACCTGGGACCCAGCAGCAGATCCAAACAGAGCCAGATTTTaacacagagagaaggaggTTTGAGGGCCATAAAGGTTTGACTTTTCTTTGCTGCCCAGGAACAGTATTTTTACTCCTGCTGTCTTCTGTAAATCCACAGATTGTAGCTCCAGCGATGCGCAGGTTTCCACACAGCGACCGATAGGGGGCGCCGTTGAACAAGAAAATCCTGCTGCTGGCGCGTCATCAGAGGTTCTTGATCATGTGGATCAGCCACACGCTGTCGCTGGACCACCTCTGGGCAGTTTAGACGAAGTGAGTTATACTCAGGTGAgcttcagagcagcagccatgtgTTCAAGGCTGTTTCAGCTggtttcagggttttttttaacctctgtCCTAGGATTTAACCACATCCAGTGCAGCTGGCCACCAAATTCCGGCAGATTTCATGCTTTCGGAGAGTAAGTCATGAGATCACCTTCCTTTATCCTGACGGTGATAGTAGCTTAAACCCTTCTCCCTCTTCAGTGCTGTCAGGTCAAGTCCCCGCAGACCCAGATGAGACATTTTTCATCCTGTCCCTGACTGAGATTCCGCTGTGCTCGCTGCGAGAGATGGGGGACAGCACCTCAGAGCCCCTTCTTCCTGTAGCCGAGCTgtcccaacagcagcagaggtttgtGCCCCACTCTGCACACTCCTGGATTCAGTTTGGCCTTCGATTCAGTACATTTCTTCATCCCCTTCAGTGTTTCAGAGGAATCTCTGGGCGAGCCGCCCGCCCAGGTCGTTGTGTCCATTAAAGAGGGCGGCCTGGTCACGGTGGGGGGTGTCCCTCCAGACCCTGCAGCtcataaagtaaataaagtagGAACTTACAGAGCTGTCACTCAGCAACAGTTTTTCTCATTTCTTACTTGTCTCACCTTCATTAGGGTTCTGACCTTGACAACCCAGTGGATCCACACGGTAGAGTGATgaaatgttctgttttctttaacCTGGTCACGCCGTCCGCTCAGAAATGGTAACTGTGTTATGTCTCTGAAACAGAGAGCGTAGCCGTGGAAGCGTCCACATCACCAGCAGCTGAACGTCGGCCTCCCAGACCGAGACGGAGGCACGGTCAGAGCACAGCGGGTACATGAGTTCAGCCATGAAACCTGCTCTAACAGAGCCAGCGCACACCTTTGATCACGTCCTCCTTTATCTCCAAAGCAGCCAAACAGCATCAAAGAAAGAAACGCGGCAGGGGCGCCTCGGAGCTTCCTGGACCTCTGCCAGAGCCAGAAGGACACCTTCGAAACGTGACTCCGGGAGGTGGGACGGACGCCAAAGACGCCCgctcagcagcaggaaccaCACTCACAAGGACAACGCGTCTCCGTGCTTCTTCACATGGTTCTCCGTGTgatgaacacaaacactccGCAGTCTCCCCACCACACAGCATCGCTAAAACGGCGGCGGCGCAGCAGGACACGGCCTCGGCTCCCCCTCCCGCTCCGCCACCACCAGCCGAAGAGGACGCGGAGCTGATCTCAGACACAGAGGTGGATCCAGGACCACTTTAAATGAAGCATTAGCCGTGTGTAATTTGGCCGATTTCATCAGCGTTTGTGTCTTTCTGTTCCACAGGAGAACGACGGGACGGAGCAGCCGCCCACAGGCGTGTCTCAGTACTTCCTAAGTGACATTTTTACAGAAGTGGAGGATGAGTGACGGCCGTAGAGATGGATGAGTGGCAGCAGGTGCCTTTTTTCATGTTGACTTCAAGGAACGCTTAATTTATAGTTAGTATTTATAGTGAGAGTTCTTGTCCCATTATTGTTTCGCGAATACCTCCCTACTAATCCTTCACCTGTGCTGCCTGATGCGCAGCACAACTGTCGTGTATATAGTGTAGATAtgttaaacattaaaatgtccTTGTACAGCTCAATTATTGGTTTGCTAAAGTCAAATATAGACTGATAAAAGATGTCCACCCGCATCATTGGACTCAGGAAAGGTTTATCTCCTGAACATCATTgttgtaaataaatgtttttaactCTCAATAATTGTGTTGAATTTATTATGCAGACTTCAATGAAGCCTTCAATCAGGGCCAATtaatccagtcctcaagggcaaGAGTCCACtcgggttttctgtccaaccagaAGCACAAACTGCTTTCTCCAAAGTGGGATTCCAGCCGAAGGCGGCGtttacctggtaggacagaaaaccggGCTGGAACACCGGGCCCAAAATCCAGCCCTCTGCGACTTAAACTGACCCTAAAAATCCTTGAATATTAGCATTTTCCTGGTTATTTTATTACAATGTAGCTCCTGTTTCTGTTACTAAGCGACGCTAATCCTGAGCACGCTCCCACAGTCGGGACTGAAACTGAGGGATCTCGGTGTTGGGTAACTAGGTCCGCCTCTCGCTTTGGTTCAACTGTAGAGATCGTGCAGGTCATTTCCTGGAGACGGGAGCGGACCTCAGCCACCACAGGGGTGGACATGAGTGGAAACGGCACGGTCAGTTAAATGCAGTGTTATTTTATGGGTTTGGAGATTTAGACTGAgctattttaaatgtttgcaaTACCTGACAGGAAAGGATTATAATCTGTTCAAATCATCATACTGAAGAGAGTGATGGAAACGAGACAGCAGCCTTTAaaaagggatggggggggggcccaGCTCTTATTTCTGGACATCAGTCTGCAGCTCGTGCGAGGTTGACCTTGACTCAGCAACAAGAGCCAGTTAAAAGTTCAAAGGTTCAACAGACCGCTTGAAAAGGTTGCAGCATTTTCAAACTTTGACCCCCAGGAATGCTTTGTCTCTTTGGATAATGtttgagagagagggagcttGAAATAACGTCACTCTTGTAGGCATCTtagcgacctttgaccccacggCCACATGCTTGATTCAGTCACACTAGCTGAACAGACAGCAGGCTCTAGGAATCCGCCCAATAACAGGCTGAGTCAAGGCAATATGAGTTACGCAACAGGCGGCTGACCCCGAGAACTGGACCCTGATGTGGGTGGTTAAGGCAGAGTGAGCCTCGCCGGTATGTAAGAGCCTCTGATCCTTTTTTCAGATTACAATTGTCTTAAAGTGACGGGAAAATCTCCCCATGCTCTGCAAAAAAGCAAGTCCAAGAACCTCATCTTGCTGCTCATAGTGTTATGCATTAATaattgtatatatttatatagctATTGTTTCAGCAAACATGATGAAAAATACAACCTAGAGCGTCTCTTGCCCCCCCATTTAAATAGATTCTTGAAAGCTGGTGGGATGGTGaagtgatgaagatggagagggaggTGCAGATGCGAGAGGGGCCGCGAAGCTGCTGGCGGCTTGTTCCAGGGTGGATCAGGCCCTGGAGGCTTCCAAGAGCCCCCTGACCTCCAACACCCACCTTCTGGCCCTGCTTAGCCACCTGCAGCAGATGAGGACGGATCGAGTCTCGGAGGAGATGCGACGCAACTCGGTTGGACTGGGAATTCTGGCAAAGGCTCAAAACCAGTAAATTCAAAAAAGGTGATGTGTCTCCTgtcagccactagagggcagatgAGCTCGTTTTCTCTCCCACCCTAACGTCatttaaaaaggcttttctcCTGCAGGCCCCCTGAAGAACGAACACCCTGTTTGGGGACAATTGCAGTTTCAGGTCAGCCGATGCACaattaaatggaatttaaacAAACTAATGTCAGTGTTATATTTCACACTGGCGATGTAATTTCGACAGATCTGAGAATCCCACTGATGTGGAAAGACTACTTCAGAAACAGTTGAGGCAGGTGGTGTTTGTGTGATGACGGAAACATGTAATTAAGCCATCAACAATAGTTTAAGGAATTTGAAGCCTGGCTGGCAAACCCATGGCATTTCACTGACTTCCTTGAATGTGCTTGATTCCTGAACACAGATGAGGAAGTTTCTATTTATAttttctgcagaaaaacacTGCTGTGTCGTGTTCTGCGTGCTTCTGTGTGGAACAGAGATCCAGGACACTGATCTGGTGATGGTGGACAAGACGCTCACCAACATCTGTTTTGAAGACCCAATCATTTAGTAAGGCGGTTTGGTTCTACGTCTGCATTTGATGAACGTCCACTTTATGGGCACCTCaactacgtgtgtgtgtgtgtgtgtgtgtgtgtgtgcgtgcgtgtgtgtgtttgtgtgtgtgtagcagcaaCGTAGGTCCAGGCTTTCTGCTTTGTGTTCAGCTCTACAGCAGCTCTGTGGCAAACAACCCGTCCACGCGGACTTCAGGATCCAGGAGACGGAGCCGCCTGGGGGGTTGTCCTGCCTTTGCCCGTATgcagctgggagaggctccagcaccctccctgtgacttTGAAAGGGATAAcgcaagaaaaggaaaacaagaacaTCTAAACCATTTTCAATTAAGCAAAAGTAGCCTCATACTTCCCAGATAAGGTCAAGTGGGCCCCCGGGGGCTCAGGCTGGGACCCATTGCACAAACCATGACGCCAGCATGCTGCTCGGAGAATGAGACCTTGTCTCTTTGAATGTGAAATGCTGTTCTTGGCGCGTCTGCTTCTGTCACTTTGTGGCCTACGCTGGAAGCACTTAATAACCCCAATAACGCTGAGAGCTGAGTCACAGTCAAACTCAATGTTGTGTAAATGCAGAAACCTGTCAAATGTTGAACTGTTGCACTATGAGGCGGGGAtggatgacacacacacacacgataatATGTTTCATTACAGCACACACAACGTTGCGGTAAGGTTTCAATCAAGGCTGCTGACAGACACATTTACCTCTGCTGTCAAAATCCAGACAGATATTTTTTTCATTAGCTGCTGTCAAAAGAAATGTTTGAATGCACCTGTATACCAAAGATTCCTTCTGCTGAGAGGTGAAATTAGCCCCTAAGCCAAACGTGTTCATTAGTTTCACCTGCTCATCAAAAGAAAACTGATATCAATCAATTGACATTCTTCAATGACACATCGGGATACATCTTTTCAAAGGTTTATCTTTAATTATGGACATATAGAATGCTGTCTTAAAAACAATACAAATTGTAAATGTGTACAAAAACGGCCTGCACAATTAAAACTAATAAAGTCTTCGTTGAGCAGACATGATGATGCAGCGGGGTGTTTTAAAAAGGTCTTTGGTTTCCTGTTGTTAGTGTTGAAACTATTCTACTGTAAAGGAAAATCACACATTCAAAATCAGAACACAGCACGGGTGTGGATCTGGATCCCCTCTCAAGGAGTCGGGCTCCAGAAGGTGCGTGGAGGTGAGCCTGACCAGCTCTAGCTGGTGCCTTTCTACCGCCCACACAAGCTCGGGCTCCTTCCCCCCCAGCATGGTGACATTCCACGTCCCTGTAGTCAGAGTTTTGGTCCGAGGTCTGGGTCGTCCTGGCCAAGACTGCCACCCAAACCACACTGCACCGGCCCCTCATGAGAGGACGGTTTAAAAAAGAGACCATTCTGTGCTGGTCACAGCTTGTTCATAAGGAACACCATGTCGAGCATAAGGCCGTTCATCAGTGTTGATAAAGGGACGGGCTGAGCTGTCACCTCATCACTGGTACTGAGTCGGATCCACTGGCAGGGGAACAAGTTGGACCTGGCAGACCCTTGCAATACGTGGGGGTTTGTAGTGGACCACGTTTGTAACGGCCACGAGGACTCTGGTGCCGGGGCGGTGACCCCCgaacctgctggtggacacTGGGAGTAGGGGAAGCCGTCAAGAGTCCCATGGgtccatgttggcctgtggccAAGCAAGAGAGTGTTTTGTTGAGTGACAGAAACTAATGTCAATAACCCCCAAACGATTAAACGGGAAAAGTCTCACAAATACTTGAATGAGATTTTCTAATTAGGATCCACAGATGTGCGCTCTGTTGTCAAGAGTTTCCATCCAAATCGTCGTCTTACAGATCATCTATAGGAGAGCACGAAGGTGTGTTCAAAGCCCGACCCGATCTTTTGGCACGCCGCCGCCTCATCACAGCCCGAGTGCTCTTCACAGTCCACATTCATGCTGAAATCTTTCTGCAGCAGACAACAAATCAAGATAATTGCAGCGTGCTATTAGGCTCTGACATGTGATATACTGCAGATGTATGTACTTAATTATCATTCCTATATGTTCTGTACGTGTCTGCAGACTTTAAGCTATCGGGTAGCAGTATGTATGTACTGTAGCTGCAGCCACCTCAGGCATATACTGATCTTCACCACTTCATATCACATTTAGATTAAATGGACATTCTTATTATCATTTGTCAGGTCAGTGGAAACAGTGCTGCGACCTCCTCGTGAAGGTCGACACCGCCGGGTCCCATAAAGCCACCATCTTCAAGAGGCGTCCGCTGCGGGATGACAGACCAAGAAAACCTAGAAAAACAGGGTGTTGCTCACCCTGCAATTTAGAGTTCTATGGAACTATGGTATAGAGTAGCTGCTGTTCCACAGAGCGACTTTAAATATCACAAGGGTTATTGCATCACATTCCTTTCATCACCTGCAGACAGTAAACCCAACAAACGAGTTGGCATTAATAGCAGGATGTGAGTGAGGATAAATATCAGTCTCTGCACAGACGTCACCACCATGAGTGAGCACATTATACGTCGAATGTTTCCGATAAACCGCGGCAGCAGTGAAGCAATATCGCGGCTGCCATTGTGACGCACGCGACATGCAGTTCTTATCTGAAACGGACTTTTGATGTCTTGTGTTTTAGCGCCTCCGCCGTGCCCCAGAGGAGGGCTCGTATCAGGATTTACCGGCCGCGCTTTTCTGCATTCTTATTCTAAGAAAGGTGGATGGCATGTTTCAGCTGCTGTTGACATCAATGTAGATGCACCTGATTGTAGCACAgcagcacggggggggggcatgaacGGCATCTGCCCCCGGCGTCTATGAATAGAAATGTACACATTTCGCAACCAGCTACCTCTGAAATAATGACACAGTCCAGCAAAATTCCTGAATGCTGACAACTGGCAAACAATGCTGCGTTTAAATCTCTTTCTGCAGTGGCCGTTTCTTCAGATTTCCGTCTCCTATAAGACCCGTGCGAAGGATCAGGCTCAGCCATAATTGGCTGGGACTACTTGCTGGGTCGGTCCGCTCGTGACAATACAAACGTTAACAATCGGAAGCTTGATGAATTGTCTATTTGCCTTTGATGAGGTCAGGAGTTGAATCACTGCAgaggcagacaaacaggcaCAATGACTCGCCTCAATGGGCCTCCCATGCCTTCTGAATCGATCACCACAGAGAAACCTATGTTGTCTTTTTGGCACCTAATTTGACTTCTGTGAACGGCAAACAGTCAGACAAAGCACGCCGGTGTTGAATGCTACAGATGTTGTTCAAGGGTGTTGCGGTTTGACAGAATAATGCCAGAGATCAGTGGAAATGATGACCTGGGGGACGAGTCTCACATCGGATCCGTGTGAAACAACCAGTGATTGGCTCCGTACAATGTGGGCTTTGTAAACTTGGAACACTCTGAATGGGACTGTTCTGCTTGGCTCACAACTGTCACTTGTGAGGTCTTTTTCCATCCACAGATTTATTTGTTTGAAGGTAACCGGCAGCACGGCCTGAAATCATCTCTCAATTGCTTTCAAGAATGTTGTTGTGATCACCTATTGGGCATTGTCTCTTTGTTCTCCACAGAGAGGGCATGGTGTAATAGGAACATTTTAAAGAATTCAGCCTCCGCCTGCGAAGGTTCCAGCCCTGCTTAGCCGTTGGCACAACAGTAGTAACACTTCACACTTCGCTTCAGAGTAATAGGCCTAATAAAGGGCCTTATCTTTCTGTCagctaattgtgtgtgtgtgtgtgtgtgtgtgtgtgtgtgtgtccagcagatTTAACATTCACTTTGTTCCTCTTAACTTTGCAGTTGTTGAGCTTTCACTGGACCTGCCAGGACCTAAATAACTCGCCTCAGCACACATGGACATGATGGTGTGTgatgatatatttatatatactatGTATAGGTATTCTGGACTAATAAATTAACTCCAGCTTTACGAAAGCTTAACAAATTGTGGGGGTTTTTTGCACATAGAGCCCCAAAGCGTTCCATCTCAATCAGAAGTTGCCCCATACTTGCAAAATTTATTGAAAAAtcttatatatatttatatgatcacatttaaaacaattacAGTGCGTTACAGTCTAAAAACTGAATAATGAACCGAATCTTAAATAGGAAAAGCTCATCCTGTTGGGGAAGGTCAGTTGGCAACtagtgtgaaaacacacataaagCAGGAAAGAGTGTTGTTAAAGTTTTACTGGAGGTAAATAAGTAGtttcataaaattaaaaaactCACAAAGATCTTAAAGTCCATTTACAATCATTGTAAATTGGCTTCCAATCACCACAGACATGAACAGATCACAGGGAGCTGGAGATGATTCTCTTCAGCTTCATCACCTCCTCAGAGGAGAGCTGCAACACGGGCGTGGAGCTGGAGTCCAGCAGGTGCACGGACGAGGGGCCCGGCGCCCACGTCCTGCTCCCCCTGTGGACCGCCGGACCTGTGATCTCTGGGTCATCGGAATCCCAACTGTTGGGGCGTTGGGAGCTGCGTGACATATTAGCATCCTGCTCACCATACAGATCCTGGCCGGTGGCATTTTTTAGGTGGCAACCCGGAGGTAAATGTAAGGAGGCGGTGAAAGCTGACTGGCTCATGTGTGGATGCCTATAACCAGGGTGGATGACGGGCGATGTCCTCTGCCTCGGCCTCGGATCCTTGCTGATCTGGGGGGGATTTTGGAGGTTCGGGGGAAGCGTCAGGGTGGTGGGCTGGTCTTCTGCTTCAAAACATCTCCTCTGCCTGGAGGGCTCCTCCGGCTTCTGCTCTGGCTCTGCGGCCGGAGACCTGCACTGCTTGAGCCAGTTGTAAAGCGCCGACAGCGGCACCTCGAtttccacctccccctccttgtTCCGGCGAGGCGGGCCGGGCAGGAAGTGGCTCAGGGGGAGCTTGCTAACGTCTGGACTTGAGCTTTTACTTTGTTTTACCTCTACAACGAGGTCTGTTTTTGGAGAACTTGGCTTTGGCGCTGTAAAGTCAGCACCTATGTCCGTTTGACCCCGAGCAGCGGCTGCGTACGCCATGCTGCTCGAGTCTGCGGCGCCAGCGTAGGCCTCTTGGCCATTCACGGGAAATGAATGTATCGAGCCTCCAGAACCGGCCTCATTACTCTGGGCCTCTCGCCTTCCGCTCACCACCTGCGTGCACTGGGAACTGTACAGAGAGAAGGGCTTGTTCAGAAACTTAGGGTTCTTGCTGGACAGGGGCGCGGAAAACGAAGACGCGGGCTTGGTGTCGGGGTCCCGTCTTGGCCCCTTCATGCTGAGGTTGAGCGGCTCGGTCAGCCCGGAAGAGTTCTTGTAGCACTCGGCCAGGTAACGTAGGTTATCCAGGGGCTCCTGAGCTGGTGCCGCTTGGCTATAGGGTTCAACGGCTGGCTGTGGCAGCTGAGCCATGGGCAGCTCAGGAGGTAACACAGGAGGTAACACCGGGGAGTGGTAGTAGGGGGGGCACTGGAGCGGCATGCGGAAGGCGCTCCCATGCTGGTCTCCGTGGAAGGGAGGTGGGTTTTGCTGGGAAAAAAGTATATCCGTTAGAGGCTGAAGGGACTGTTGTAGTAAATTTGGGACACACCTTTTTCAAGTCTGCGGTTTATCTAAACAAAtcgctggggggaggggggggggaccaaccTGATGCTGAGGCACTGAGATGATCTTGCATTTGGCAGGTGGGCCGTCGTAGCCATAGCAACCATAGTCTGAGGAGTGGCAGTGTTTGTGCTGATGGTGAGGCAGCATGCTCAGCGACAAGCCCTTCAGGTGGAACTCGTACGGCAGGAGCAGCCTGCACCAAATCCAACAAACAAGGACTGGATTAGGAAT
The sequence above is drawn from the Takifugu rubripes chromosome 6, fTakRub1.2, whole genome shotgun sequence genome and encodes:
- the LOC101069937 gene encoding transcription factor TFIIIB component B'' homolog isoform X6, whose protein sequence is MFRRSRFSVRPNVGAAGRTAAAPQEAPPVNQNNEDTSKITAPSDTDTAVAEKSATTPSENPSAQGDGSDQIADTSSAAVQRRKRFSVKPKVVPGRPSVLARTAKSPVKADRETPLNVPGKAEDGTENASQSSAAAAPRELPSTRRRRPSEDSQQSKIQPKPQPVPSDSSAAATEDLRNRSHQPADAGERLETTSDCQVKESPFKVPEKVPPSLPRKDVSEISERAKMLVSSKIGRSTSAASFSLSRLLNDPSDLHRLAKARKLRELLKEEAHKEKRLKRSKWQSKEFTLDPAKMTMRDLIHYLPESNPMNSCLEVAAPEDESVVSPFPEGEDPPERAQEPAGSQRDEGEDEDEEAADGDQDEALLVPQVKVAEDGSLIIDESSLTVEVQRAKGPNLIQDRDPIFERGSTTTYSSFRKGSYSKPWSNEETDMFFLAVSMVGTDFTMICQLFPHRARSEIKNKFKKEERQNSWRVDKAFRERRKLDIEYFSKLLEMILEVQKNRKKHRSLAQRNGTKKRKGKGKKAQKKLSDVEEEEEDEIPDLEEEEDDEDEDLCSESQAAVSPPKKQRKMSHGQEATTDERGRHSRDNGEQDKVCIPEAAEASPHDDDASTDRPVADPTASEDAAVKPDKPSPGRAARPLPRLDRKCVKKPPAPSTTSKNNTSGEADVTGNDAATDEQCKKRKADDVSSDEEATKCQPLKPTRYGRMPKPTKPLTYPTKEDALSSPSEAPPASPTAPSAPRPKSKCPAKKKGKASVQEPKRPKLITLRASQSEYSDDDGEENQEWAGPQQQLGCASSGDSAAAFVPASLCSLHPLSVEVEETMEELDILASMPDVFGISQDALCSDVKTVENETCSAEPREHQLDLLVDVIDCLPSEYTVSEEESYNEAAQTLLAIGNLAPGATSAENHSALKAEAVSEGERTLETDQGTASMSDNREMATHGVAGSSESVGNTEPQSSLNDNGHAASAGDQKTETPQLPPSAENSEQISSQAKPRRTSKIKPNPVLRTSRAVRSKTQADTPPGSVESNAAAPSSSETTEIPSATEVNKTEMSQNSSSNEICEGKVPEAAAGSLEKDASTGMETSLEPMTTDEIVTPGTSESAGLASDKPATDASVSDPNMGDDSAASQKEEGRNALHTRKRRFQKAKPNLPTTPRAARSRFQTTQGSASTPDPELKSAETDISSPGSRQDLGSDSLPSETGLTAEKKTEPERVRQLLSSVAASDQITVRTQEATTELGSTEAVGEQIHSHMGEKEPLPEPAAVTSSDPSASCPINREDPAVCQRGAMESSSTNPVRKGRFQKVRPKPNLVSIARSVRSNPTTSNPPSTPRSYEATGGQATGPPAITSPVRIIDGAASGSGLLPTPDTSSSVTAPQDPIMTEAEQTGVGVEGQAESSVDPSTSLNKDLPVTQEGTATTCPTRKGQRLKPNLPQTSRRARCKPQSAEEPVAATLVEKPLSCDVSASQNDQISSAGPAGTPDMAAPSATSQLCPVMDLTLAEDQGKNVGSSECPAKHEPQRRRRFAKAKPNFGSSARNVPAKLPPSDTSKASEQHHEDTQILLPPTERDGEHSMSTGKSGDSQNDEVMASHRVATAIHGVAHNRSARTDSDTPSDDAADVSQVRHPENVSAGTEMKSVRVEPSPGVKESPQQACSERKSGDPHTSGTAKATSVTQSRRGDQSEPVAFAKALAVLARRGRLVRPKPNLGPSSRSKQSQILTQREGDCSSSDAQVSTQRPIGGAVEQENPAAGASSEVLDHVDQPHAVAGPPLGSLDEVSYTQDLTTSSAAGHQIPADFMLSEMLSGQVPADPDETFFILSLTEIPLCSLREMGDSTSEPLLPVAELSQQQQSVSEESLGEPPAQVVVSIKEGGLVTVGGVPPDPAAHKGSDLDNPVDPHESVAVEASTSPAAERRPPRPRRRHGQSTAAAKQHQRKKRGRGASELPGPLPEPEGHLRNVTPGGGTDAKDARSAAGTTLTRTTRLRASSHGSPCDEHKHSAVSPPHSIAKTAAAQQDTASAPPPAPPPPAEEDAELISDTEENDGTEQPPTGVSQYFLSDIFTEVEDE